One window from the genome of Nicotiana sylvestris chromosome 9, ASM39365v2, whole genome shotgun sequence encodes:
- the LOC138878660 gene encoding uncharacterized protein, whose amino-acid sequence MGVLAHLAVQKRTLGREIQKLANNGIRLDETEEGGIAAYALAQSSFVEHVKAKQDEYPYLVKLKEGVRNKEITAFTLGGDGVLKLNDWLCVPDVDGLRKAIIEEAHNSRYSIHPGATKMYLDLKRLYWWKVMKKQVVDHVAKCLNCQQVKAEHQRPGGLDQDIEIPSGNER is encoded by the coding sequence ATGGGTGTCTTGGCCCATCTTGCAGTGCAAAAGCGAACTTTGGgtcgagaaattcaaaaactGGCAAATAATGGAATTAGACTGGATGAGACTGAAGAAGGAGGTATAGCTGCTTATGCCTTAGCGCAATCCTCTTTTGTTGagcatgttaaggctaagcaagaCGAATATCCGTACTTGGTAAAGTTAAAAGAAGGAGTTAGAAACAAAGAAATCACTGCTTTCACTCTAGGAGGTGACGGAGTTTTGAAGTTAAATGATTGGTTATGTGTGCCTGATGTAGATGGTCTTAGGAAGGCCATAATAGAAGAAGCTCACAATTCGAGGTACTCTATCCACCCAGGTGCTACCAAAATGTATCTGGACCTGAAAAGGCTGTATTGGTGGAAAGTCATGAAGAAGCAAGTAGTAGATCATGTGGCTaaatgtttgaattgccagcaagtcaaagccgagcatcagaggcctggtggcctaGATCAAGATATAGAAATACCCAGTGGAAATGagagatga
- the LOC138878662 gene encoding uncharacterized protein, whose translation MFNAVNSAMEIFKAFMANQNERRDEIPPQSNRQNNSESSRVNEFLKLSPPVFHGSIVDEDPMLWLEGVKKALRAMKHLMMKLWSLLLTSLEMKLALEDREAKATEFEQFKQGNKSVQEYYMEFIRLAKHAPHMVKTEKAKIDRFVGSLAYHIKDMTSAAAVGMTTFSSVVGFAKRLEKDRQQRREEKEHNKKARTAGRFNGTSSGGGRDSSNKESLAPAQFSHQSGGGSFFRCQCKLGFHGCYHCGDIGHIKGNCPKLRRNFSGGSTRPSSSSATIVAPPQARGSHNQSKHGRAESAEASVEVITGILLVFSHNAYAIMDQGLTFSYVIPYFAINLGLEPEQLSEPFLVSTPVGKSVRVTRVYRGCIVSIQGRSTEADLIELEMVDFDVIMSMDWLSSYYAMLDYRAKIAQRIITKGYLAYLAHIINPESEPPALQFMLVVREFLEVFPDDLSGLPPERIIDFGIDLMSGTQPIFIPPYRMAPVELNKWREQLKDLLDKGLLGRVFHHGVPRSCLSRRKMGLLECASTIGS comes from the exons ATGTTTAATGCAGTCAATAGTGCTATGGAGATATTTAAAGCCTTCATGGCCAACCAGAACGAGAGAAGAGATGAGATTCCACCTCAatcaaatagacaaaacaattctgagtcctcaagagtgaatgaatttttaaagttgaGTCCTCCAGTGTTCCATGGTTCTATAGTTGATGAAGATCCAATGTTGTGGCTGGAGGGTGTGAAGAAAGCCCTCCGAGCGATGAAGCATTTGATGATGAAGTTGTGGAGCTTGCTACTTACCAGCTTAGAGATGAAGCTGGcgcttg aggatagggaagctaaggctacagagttcgaacaattcaagcaagggaataaaagtgTGCAAGAGTACTACATGGAATTCATAAGGTTAGCTAAGCATGCTCCTCACATGGTTAAGACAGAAAAAGCAAAGATTGACAGGTTTGTTGGCAGTTTGGCTTACCACATTAAGGATATGACATCAGCTGCAGCGGTAGGAATGACAACTTTCTCCTCTGTTGTGGGATTCGCCAAGCGCTTAGAAAAAGACAGACaacaaagaagagaagaaaaagagcataACAAGAAAGCCCGGACAGCAGGAAGGTTTAATGGTACATCCAGCGGAGGTGGAAGGGATTCCTCTAATAAGGAGTCATTAGCACCAGCTCAGTTCAGTCATCAGTCAGGTGGTGGGTCTTTCTTCAGAT GTCAGTGCAAGCTCGGGTTTCATGGTTGCTATCATTGTGGAGACATTGGTCATATAAAGGGCAACTGCCCAAAGTTGCGACGTAATTTCAGTGGGGGATCAACTCGTCCTTCTAGTTCCTCGGCTACTATAGTTGCACCACCCCAGGCTCGTGGTTCTCATAATCAGTCCAAGCATGGGCGGGCAGAG AGTGCAGAGGCATCTGTagaagttattacaggtatactTTTAGTCTTCTCACATAATGCTTATGCCATAATGGATCAAGGTTTAACATTTTCATATGTGATAccatactttgcaattaaccTCGGGCTAGAACCTGAACAACTTAGTGAGCCATTCTTAGTATCTACCCCAGTTGGCAAGTCAGTGAGAGTCACAAGAGTCTATAGAGGTTGTATAGTTTCAATCCAAGGTCGCAGCACCGAGGCCGATCTCATAGAATTAgaaatggtggatttcgatgtgatcatgagtatggattggttgtcttcctACTATGCCATGTTAGATTATCGTGCCAAGATA gcacaACGAATAATCACTAAAGGGTATCTCGCCTATTTGGCTCACATCATTAATccagaatcagaaccaccagctcttcagtttatgctagttgttagagaattTCTAGAAGTTTTCCCAGATGACCTTTCCGGACTTCCTCCTGAAAGAATCATAGACTTTGGCATTGATCTcatgtcgggcactcaacccatatTTATACCTCCTTATAGGATGGCTCCTGTAGAACTTAATAAGTGGAGAGAACAGTTGAAAGACCTTCTTGACAAGGGAttattaggccgagtgtttcaccATGGGGTGCCTCGGTCTTGTTTGTCAAGAAGAAAAATGGGTCTCTTAGAATGTGCGTCGACTATtggcagttga